In Cedecea neteri, a single genomic region encodes these proteins:
- a CDS encoding PTS system mannose/fructose/N-acetylgalactosamine-transporter subunit IIB → MAKIVLCRIDSRLIHGQVVTKWVGQSQANRIAVVSDELDADPFMKNIYLMAAPPSIKVDCYSNQSFAASWKENQLGEGNVLVLFPSLAAIQDAVAQGFDVTDIQVGGLGGGPNRKAVFQNITLDEKDVGILNDLKNRGIKAIFQTIPEDKPQSLDDILKKF, encoded by the coding sequence ATGGCAAAGATCGTTTTATGTCGCATCGATAGTCGCCTTATTCATGGACAGGTGGTGACGAAATGGGTGGGCCAGTCTCAAGCTAACAGGATTGCGGTGGTCAGCGATGAGCTGGATGCGGACCCGTTTATGAAAAATATCTACCTGATGGCCGCGCCGCCAAGCATCAAAGTGGACTGCTACAGCAACCAAAGTTTTGCCGCGTCGTGGAAAGAAAACCAGCTGGGGGAGGGCAATGTGCTGGTGCTGTTCCCGTCGCTGGCGGCGATTCAGGACGCGGTGGCGCAAGGTTTTGACGTGACGGATATTCAGGTTGGCGGGCTGGGTGGTGGGCCAAACCGTAAAGCGGTTTTCCAGAACATCACGCTTGATGAGAAAGACGTCGGCATTCTTAACGATCTGAAAAATCGTGGGATTAAGGCCATTTTCCAGACCATCCCGGAAGATAAGCCGCAGTCGTTGGACGATATCCTGAAAAAATTCTAA
- a CDS encoding PTS sugar transporter subunit IIA encodes MTTTESLPQILLLTHGGWGQQLCNSLRMVMGEIEGVTEIALMPVDTLGDFYQRVEAVVKTLPEGSLILTDFVGGTTSNVAARLSADYPIAVISGLNASLLLEALDRREHGLLTACVAEVVEAGRSSCLDVVAHVRQLQQTK; translated from the coding sequence TTGACTACCACTGAATCCTTGCCCCAGATCCTGCTGTTAACGCACGGCGGTTGGGGGCAGCAGCTTTGCAACAGCCTGCGCATGGTGATGGGCGAAATTGAAGGCGTGACAGAAATCGCGCTGATGCCCGTCGACACGCTGGGTGATTTTTATCAACGCGTTGAAGCGGTGGTGAAAACGTTGCCTGAAGGCTCGCTGATCCTTACCGATTTTGTCGGCGGCACAACCTCTAATGTGGCGGCACGCCTGAGTGCTGATTATCCGATAGCGGTGATTTCCGGCCTGAATGCCTCTTTATTGCTGGAAGCACTGGACCGGCGCGAGCACGGTTTACTTACCGCCTGCGTGGCCGAGGTGGTCGAGGCCGGTCGCAGCAGCTGTCTCGATGTCGTGGCCCACGTTCGTCAGTTACAACAAACAAAATAA
- the dagR gene encoding transcriptional regulator DagR, whose amino-acid sequence MRRIEIILGELERLTQGVDLTDLAKETAFTAEAIGFNLGLARNSVSKDLNQLWNDGLAIKSRGRPVFFLHRHALEAVLGRKLDDSEREVRSVADLLPCQEKLSGDDPFSGLIGYDRSLRDAVDKGRAAVLYPHGLHVLLTGPSGVGKTFFAELMHRFACEHASGGTPPLVYFNCAEYAHNPELLSSHLFGHRQGAFTGANENKPGLVEQADGGYLLLDEVHRLPYEGQEKLFSILDKGEYRPLGSSAVARSISVRLICATTEPVNSALLRTFQRRIQVCIDLPGIRQRSVEEQIELIIGFLQRESRKIERTVSLDKTLLLWLLNKPLEGNIGQLKSDIQFLCAQAWASGMTEHQDTLQLDKRLAEMPFNATPEQRLLVDTLFDGKERLNVDARTLPALKSSLATGSEIEESDLFYSFLTREYVNLRNSNVPPAETLAILKNKLSSIFEYGLYSRDSVVHPPRYGGQVEVRVTLLIGCVEQVLGFSLPENLVNPLRKHFLALIGYVQRGLIPQLYSSSLILDRCKDEYENATQLCRKINELLHIQCPATEVVWLCLFLKECRHYRQRIDASPDCGVILIAHGATTATSMAQYVNRVVERELFSAIDMPFEQSVHDTLETLTLMIQTRRYRRLILMVDIGSLVHFGSTVSKLFQIDVLLMPNITLTTLLEVGLDLSYETSELPQLAALMQSKNIPCQLCTPQQESGGKVLVVSCITGMGTADKIKKVLEESFGELMSQDTRMVILDYNEVRSLERVQQALGVGERLAGIVGTFQPGLPDIPFISLEELFSEQGPELVLSLLTPDLSSSERRLEMERSAMRFISALTMESIINHISVLNPQRILKEMEGVLNHLTSALSLKPSRQVTLRFLIHCCCMVERIVINRKPLQMALENRPDLDVRAFSVIKSVFQPIEEAYGIRLSDAEYIYIYELLYS is encoded by the coding sequence ATGAGACGGATTGAGATTATTTTGGGGGAGCTGGAACGGCTGACACAGGGAGTGGATCTTACTGATTTAGCAAAGGAAACGGCATTCACGGCAGAAGCTATTGGCTTTAACCTCGGGCTGGCTAGAAACTCGGTCAGTAAAGATCTCAACCAGTTATGGAACGATGGCCTGGCCATCAAAAGCCGGGGTCGCCCGGTTTTCTTTTTGCACCGTCATGCGCTGGAAGCCGTTCTTGGACGCAAGCTGGATGACTCCGAGCGTGAAGTGCGATCGGTGGCCGATCTGCTCCCATGCCAGGAAAAGCTCAGCGGGGACGATCCTTTTAGCGGTCTGATTGGCTACGATCGCAGCCTGCGCGATGCGGTAGACAAAGGCCGTGCCGCGGTACTTTACCCCCACGGATTACACGTGCTGCTAACCGGGCCTTCCGGCGTCGGTAAAACCTTTTTCGCCGAGTTAATGCACCGTTTTGCCTGTGAGCACGCTTCTGGCGGCACACCGCCGCTGGTCTATTTTAACTGCGCGGAATATGCCCATAACCCGGAGCTACTTTCTTCGCACCTGTTCGGCCACCGCCAGGGGGCGTTTACCGGGGCGAATGAAAATAAACCCGGCCTTGTGGAGCAGGCAGACGGCGGCTACCTGCTGCTGGATGAAGTACATCGCTTGCCGTATGAAGGGCAGGAGAAACTCTTTTCTATTCTCGACAAAGGGGAATACCGGCCGCTGGGATCCAGCGCCGTGGCTCGCTCAATCTCAGTCCGCCTGATTTGTGCCACCACCGAGCCGGTTAATTCCGCGCTGCTGCGTACTTTCCAGCGGCGTATTCAGGTGTGTATTGATTTGCCGGGTATTCGCCAGCGTTCTGTTGAAGAGCAAATTGAGTTGATTATTGGGTTCTTGCAGCGTGAAAGTCGCAAGATAGAGCGCACGGTCAGCCTTGATAAAACCCTGCTGCTCTGGCTGCTCAATAAGCCGCTGGAGGGCAATATCGGCCAGCTCAAAAGCGATATTCAGTTCTTGTGCGCTCAGGCATGGGCGTCGGGCATGACTGAGCATCAGGACACGCTGCAGCTGGATAAACGGCTGGCAGAAATGCCGTTTAATGCCACGCCAGAACAGCGGCTGCTGGTTGATACGCTGTTTGACGGCAAAGAGCGTTTAAACGTTGATGCGCGTACGCTGCCGGCGCTAAAAAGCTCCCTGGCCACCGGGAGTGAAATAGAAGAGAGCGATCTCTTTTACAGCTTCCTGACCCGCGAATACGTCAACCTGCGTAACAGCAATGTCCCCCCGGCGGAAACGTTGGCGATCCTGAAAAATAAGCTGAGTTCGATTTTTGAATACGGTCTCTATAGTCGGGATAGCGTGGTTCATCCCCCGCGATATGGCGGCCAGGTTGAAGTACGCGTGACGCTGCTTATCGGCTGCGTGGAGCAGGTGCTTGGATTTTCACTGCCTGAAAACCTGGTTAACCCGCTGCGTAAACACTTTCTGGCGCTGATTGGCTACGTGCAGCGCGGCTTGATCCCACAGCTTTATTCCTCAAGCCTGATCCTGGACCGCTGCAAAGACGAGTACGAAAACGCCACGCAGCTGTGCCGGAAAATTAACGAACTGCTGCACATTCAGTGCCCGGCGACGGAAGTTGTCTGGCTGTGCCTGTTCCTGAAAGAGTGCCGACATTATCGCCAGCGCATAGACGCCAGTCCCGACTGCGGGGTCATTTTGATTGCCCACGGGGCGACCACCGCCACCAGTATGGCGCAATACGTTAATCGCGTCGTAGAGCGCGAGCTGTTCAGCGCCATTGATATGCCTTTCGAGCAGTCGGTACATGACACCCTGGAAACGTTAACCCTGATGATTCAGACCCGGCGCTATCGACGACTGATCCTGATGGTGGATATTGGCTCACTGGTGCATTTTGGCAGCACCGTCAGCAAGTTATTCCAGATAGACGTTCTGCTGATGCCGAATATTACGCTTACCACTCTGTTGGAGGTGGGGCTGGATTTAAGCTATGAGACCAGCGAGTTACCGCAACTTGCCGCGTTGATGCAAAGCAAAAATATTCCCTGCCAGCTCTGTACGCCGCAACAGGAAAGCGGGGGCAAAGTGCTGGTGGTGTCCTGCATTACCGGAATGGGAACGGCGGATAAAATCAAAAAAGTGCTGGAGGAGAGCTTTGGTGAGCTGATGTCGCAGGACACGCGAATGGTTATCCTCGATTACAACGAAGTTCGCAGCCTGGAACGCGTGCAGCAGGCACTGGGCGTTGGCGAGCGGCTGGCGGGGATCGTCGGGACTTTCCAGCCTGGCCTCCCGGATATTCCGTTTATTTCGCTGGAGGAGTTGTTTTCCGAACAGGGGCCGGAGCTGGTGTTAAGCCTGCTGACGCCGGATCTCTCCAGCAGCGAACGGCGGCTGGAAATGGAACGTAGCGCCATGCGTTTTATCAGCGCGCTGACCATGGAGAGCATCATTAACCACATTTCAGTGCTCAACCCGCAGCGCATTCTCAAAGAGATGGAAGGCGTACTTAACCATCTGACCTCGGCACTTTCGCTCAAACCGAGTCGCCAGGTGACACTGCGCTTTCTGATCCACTGCTGCTGCATGGTCGAGCGTATCGTGATTAACCGTAAACCGTTACAGATGGCGCTGGAAAACAGGCCAGATCTGGACGTTCGCGCATTTAGTGTCATCAAATCTGTGTTCCAGCCAATAGAAGAGGCTTACGGCATTCGCTTATCGGATGCAGAATATATTTATATTTACGAACTGCTTTATAGCTAA